The genome window GAGTATTGAGCAATCAGGTTTTATACTTCGACCCTAATGGAAACAAAGTAGTTTGGTTTACAAAAGCCACACAAAGGGAACTATATTTTATTGAAAGTCTGGGAATACCCAAAGGCAAAGCCAATGTACCACCTATGCTGTGGGTAGCCAACCGCAACGGTTTAGCCGTTTTCGCCTTACCGAATAGAAGAAGACCTACAATAAACACAAAGCTGTACAATGCCCCCTTTTTTAACGTGTATGAGGACGGCAATGTATGTATGGGTACAGTAGATGTACGCATAAAGAAAACCGCTTCATTGGAAGAATTTATAAACAAATGGGAAGGCTTTTTCTTTAACAGCTATTTCAGTCATTTAATGCACGGTCATAACCCGATAAATGGAAATTGCGTAAGCCTTTGGGAGAATTTAATCGCCACAGGCGACGCCTTTCCAATGGAAGTATTGACAGAAAATAACCTAACCTTAAAAGACATATTGCGATGAACAACGAAAGAATAAAAGTCCATTTTACGGACAATAGTTTAATAAATGCCACCAATCCCATATCGATAAACCTTATCGGTGCAGGTGGCACAGGCTCAAAGGTTTTGACCGCCTTAATGGAAATGAACCACAGTTTAATAGCTTTAGGACACGCAGGATTGTCCGTTCGTCTTTGGGATGATGATGTTATCACAGAAGCAAATTTGGGAAGACAGCGTTTTGCAGAATGTGAGGTCGGGTTGTATAAATCCGTTGCTCTCATCAACCGAGCAAACCGCTTTACAGGTACTAACTGGAAAGCCGAAACACAGAAGTTTGAAAAAGATAGTTTGGGCAAAGTTCCCGAAAACGCACAGGCTACTATCTTTATTACCTGTTTAGATATTGTAAAAGCAAGGTTTGGTATTGCTGAAATATTGAAAGCATTGGATAACGGAAAATATTACCATCATAAACCAAAATATTGGTTGGATTATGGAAACAGCCAATATACAGGACAGGTATTATTATCAACGATTGGAGATATAAAACAGCCTAATTCCGACAGATACGAAACGGTATCTAATCTGCCAATGGTTACCGATGAATTTGGACATTTGCTGAAGCAGTCCGAACAACAGGACGATACACCAAGTTGCAGTTTAGCTGAAGCATTGGAAAAACAGGATTTATATATCAATTCGTCACTCGCACAAATGGGAAGTTCTTTGTTATGGGGTTTGTTCCGTAATGGATTGACTGAAAACAGGGGCTTTTTTCTCAATTTGAAAGATTTCCGTTCACAACCCATACAAGTCGCCCGATAGCAGAAATCTGGCGGCAAAAAGACACACCCTCCCGAAGGTCGGGGCAGTCTTTTTGC of Empedobacter falsenii contains these proteins:
- a CDS encoding PRTRC system protein B — translated: MNDITQDFGTLYYPKSALVFYQTTGKGNNTYVEHFDMDKNGTPINAHPLTVKEANQLAKALKTAKEEKEPLLKPQGVLSNQVLYFDPNGNKVVWFTKATQRELYFIESLGIPKGKANVPPMLWVANRNGLAVFALPNRRRPTINTKLYNAPFFNVYEDGNVCMGTVDVRIKKTASLEEFINKWEGFFFNSYFSHLMHGHNPINGNCVSLWENLIATGDAFPMEVLTENNLTLKDILR
- a CDS encoding PRTRC system ThiF family protein, which produces MNNERIKVHFTDNSLINATNPISINLIGAGGTGSKVLTALMEMNHSLIALGHAGLSVRLWDDDVITEANLGRQRFAECEVGLYKSVALINRANRFTGTNWKAETQKFEKDSLGKVPENAQATIFITCLDIVKARFGIAEILKALDNGKYYHHKPKYWLDYGNSQYTGQVLLSTIGDIKQPNSDRYETVSNLPMVTDEFGHLLKQSEQQDDTPSCSLAEALEKQDLYINSSLAQMGSSLLWGLFRNGLTENRGFFLNLKDFRSQPIQVAR